A genomic region of Gossypium hirsutum isolate 1008001.06 chromosome D01, Gossypium_hirsutum_v2.1, whole genome shotgun sequence contains the following coding sequences:
- the LOC121213886 gene encoding vacuolar protein sorting-associated protein 35B isoform X4 produces MLNGTEDEEKWLAEGIAGIQHNAFYMHRALDSNNLREALKYSAQMLSELRTSKLSPHKYYELYMRAFDELKRLELFFKDDSKHGVSVVDLYELVQHAGNILPRLYLLCTVGSIYIKSKEAPAKEVLKDLVEMCRGVQHPIRGLFLRSYLAQISRDKLPDIGSEYEGDADTVMDAVDFVLQNFTEMNKLWVRMQHQGPGGVREKREKERSELQDLVGKNLHVLSQIEGVDLEMYKETVLPRVLEQVVNCKDDLAQYYLMDCIIQVFPDEYHLQTLETLLGACPQLQPTVDVKTVLSRLMDRLSNYAASSTDVLPEFLQVEAFSKLSNAIGKVIEAQLDMPAVGAITLYVSLLTFTLRVHPDRLDHVDQVLGACVKKLSNIPKLEDSRAMKQVVALLSAPLEKYNDIVTALTLSNYPRVMDHLDIGTNKLMAMVIIQSIMKNNSCISTADKVEVLFELIKGLIKDIDGADVDELDEEDFKEEQNSVARLIHMLYNDEPEEMLKIICIVRKHTMVGGPKRLPFTVSSLVFSALRAANGCDIEHVAYEFFTQAFLLYEEEIADSKAQVTAIHLIIGTLQRMNVFGVENRDTLTHKATGYSARLLKKADQCRAVYACSHLFWVDDQDGIKDGERVLLCLKRALRIANAAQQMANVARGSGGPVSLFVEILNKYIYFFEKGNKQITSSAIQGLIELINTEMQSDSTNPDSVADAFLASTLRYIQFQKQKGGVMGEKFESIKL; encoded by the exons ATGTTAAACGGAACAGAGGACGAAGAGAAATGGCTGGCGGAAGGGATCGCTGGTATTCAACACAATGCTTTTTATATGCATCGAGCTTTG GATTCTAATAATCTTAGAGAAGCTCTCAAGTACTCTGCTCAAATGCTATCGGAGCTCCGGACCTCCAAACTCTCTCCTCACAAATACTATGAACTTT ATATGCGAGCTTTTGATGAATTGAAGAGATTGGAGTTATTCTTCAAAGACGACAGCAAACATGGTGTCTCTGTGGTTGATCTGTACGAGCTTGTTCAACATGCCGGCAATATTTTGCCTAGATT GTATCTTCTATGTACAGTAGGATCTATCTATATCAAATCTAAGGAGGCTCCTGCTAAGGAAGTTCTTAAAGACCTTGTGGAAATGTGTCGTGGAGTTCAACATCCCATACGTGGACTCTTTTTAAGGAGTTACCTTGCTCAAATAAGCCGAGATAAGTTACCAGATATTGGTTCCGAGTATGAGGG TGATGCTGACACTGTGATGGATGCTGTGGACTTTGTGCTACAGAATTTCACCGAGATGAATAAACTTTGGGTGCGAATGCAGCATCAG GGACCTGGTGGAGTTAGAGAGAAGCGAGAAAAGGAAAGGAGCGAACTTCAAGATCTT GTAGGGAAAAACCTACATGTTCTGAGTCAGATAGAAGGTGTGGACCTTGAGATGTACAAAGAAACAGTTCTTCCCAGAGTCTTGGAGCAG GTTGTCAATTGCAAAGATGATCTTGCCCAATATTATCTAATGGATTGCATTATTCAGGTATTCCCTGATGAGTATCACTTGCAGACGCTCGAGACATTGTTGGGTGCTTGTCCCCAGCTCCAG CCAACAGTCGACGTCAAGACAGTTTTGTCTCGACTAATGGATAGACTTTCAAATTATGCTGCTTCAAGTACAGAT GTATTACCTGAATTTCTACAAGTAGAAGCCTTCTCTAAATTGAGCAATGCGATTGGGAAG GTCATAGAAGCACAGTTAGACATGCCTGCTGTTGGAGCTATAACTTTATATGTCTCTCTTCTTACCTTTACTCTTCGTGTCCATCCTGATCGTCTTGATCATGTGGATCAAGTACTG GGAGCTTGTGTTAAGAAGCTCTCTAACATACCAAAACTTGAAGATAGCCGGGCAATGAAACAAGTGGTTGCACTTTTGAGTGCTCCATTGGAGAAATATAATGATATTGTAACAGCCTTGACTCTTTCTAATTATCCACGTGTAATGGACCATCTTGATATTGGAACAAATAAGCTTATGGCAATGGTTATCATTCAAAGCATTATGAAGAACAACTCTTGCATTTCAACTGCAGACAAG GTTGAGGTTTTGTTTGAATTAATAAAAGGACTCATTAAGGACATTGATGGTGCTGATGTGGATGAG CTTGATGAGGAGGATTTCAAGGAGGAACAAAATTCAGTTGCTCGACTCATACACATGCTTTATAATGATGAACCAGAGGAAATGTTGAAG ATTATATGTATTGTGAGGAAGCATACCATGGTTGGGGGACCAAAACGCCTACCCTTTACAGTTTCTTCACTTGTTTTTTCAGCACTTAGG GCAGCTAATGGCTGTGATATTGAGCATGTTGCGTATGAATTTTTCACACAGGCGTTTCTATTATATGAAGAAGAAATTGCG GACTCTAAAGCCCAAGTGACTGCAATTCATCTGATAATTGGGACTCTCCAGAGGATGAATGTATTTGGTGTTGAGAACAGAGATACTTTGACACACAAAGCCACAGGA TATTCAGCTCGGCTATTGAAGAAGGCTGATCAGTGCAGAGCTGTTTATGcatgttcccatctattttgGGTTGATGATCAGGATGGCATAAAGGACGGGGAGAG GGTCCTCCTTTGCCTAAAGCGAGCATTGAGAATCGCGAATGCTGCTCAGCAAATGGCAAATGTTGCACGAGGTAGCGGTGGGCCGGTTAGTCTCTTTGTTGAGATATTGAACAA GTACATCTAtttctttgaaaaaggaaataagcAAATCACCAGTTCCGCAATCCAAGGGCTGATAGAATTAATTAATACTGAGATGCAAAGTGATTCCACAAACCCTGATAGTGTGGCGGATGCTTTCCTTGCCAGCACCTTGCGTTACATTCAGTTCCAAAAACAAAAAGGCGGTGTAATGGGTGAGAAATTCGAATCCATTAAACTGTAA
- the LOC121213886 gene encoding vacuolar protein sorting-associated protein 35B isoform X2, translating into MLNGTEDEEKWLAEGIAGIQHNAFYMHRALDSNNLREALKYSAQMLSELRTSKLSPHKYYELYMRAFDELKRLELFFKDDSKHGVSVVDLYELVQHAGNILPRLYLLCTVGSIYIKSKEAPAKEVLKDLVEMCRGVQHPIRGLFLRSYLAQISRDKLPDIGSEYEGDADTVMDAVDFVLQNFTEMNKLWVRMQHQGPGGVREKREKERSELQDLVGKNLHVLSQIEGVDLEMYKETVLPRVLEQVFPDEYHLQTLETLLGACPQLQPTVDVKTVLSRLMDRLSNYAASSTDVLPEFLQVEAFSKLSNAIGKVIEAQLDMPAVGAITLYVSLLTFTLRVHPDRLDHVDQVLGACVKKLSNIPKLEDSRAMKQVVALLSAPLEKYNDIVTALTLSNYPRVMDHLDIGTNKLMAMVIIQSIMKNNSCISTADKVEVLFELIKGLIKDIDGADVDELDEEDFKEEQNSVARLIHMLYNDEPEEMLKIICIVRKHTMVGGPKRLPFTVSSLVFSALRLLRQLQGQEGDIVGEEASMTPNKIFQLLTQIIESLSAVPSPELALRLYLQCAEAANGCDIEHVAYEFFTQAFLLYEEEIADSKAQVTAIHLIIGTLQRMNVFGVENRDTLTHKATGYSARLLKKADQCRAVYACSHLFWVDDQDGIKDGERVLLCLKRALRIANAAQQMANVARGSGGPVSLFVEILNKYIYFFEKGNKQITSSAIQGLIELINTEMQSDSTNPDSVADAFLASTLRYIQFQKQKGGVMGEKFESIKL; encoded by the exons ATGTTAAACGGAACAGAGGACGAAGAGAAATGGCTGGCGGAAGGGATCGCTGGTATTCAACACAATGCTTTTTATATGCATCGAGCTTTG GATTCTAATAATCTTAGAGAAGCTCTCAAGTACTCTGCTCAAATGCTATCGGAGCTCCGGACCTCCAAACTCTCTCCTCACAAATACTATGAACTTT ATATGCGAGCTTTTGATGAATTGAAGAGATTGGAGTTATTCTTCAAAGACGACAGCAAACATGGTGTCTCTGTGGTTGATCTGTACGAGCTTGTTCAACATGCCGGCAATATTTTGCCTAGATT GTATCTTCTATGTACAGTAGGATCTATCTATATCAAATCTAAGGAGGCTCCTGCTAAGGAAGTTCTTAAAGACCTTGTGGAAATGTGTCGTGGAGTTCAACATCCCATACGTGGACTCTTTTTAAGGAGTTACCTTGCTCAAATAAGCCGAGATAAGTTACCAGATATTGGTTCCGAGTATGAGGG TGATGCTGACACTGTGATGGATGCTGTGGACTTTGTGCTACAGAATTTCACCGAGATGAATAAACTTTGGGTGCGAATGCAGCATCAG GGACCTGGTGGAGTTAGAGAGAAGCGAGAAAAGGAAAGGAGCGAACTTCAAGATCTT GTAGGGAAAAACCTACATGTTCTGAGTCAGATAGAAGGTGTGGACCTTGAGATGTACAAAGAAACAGTTCTTCCCAGAGTCTTGGAGCAG GTATTCCCTGATGAGTATCACTTGCAGACGCTCGAGACATTGTTGGGTGCTTGTCCCCAGCTCCAG CCAACAGTCGACGTCAAGACAGTTTTGTCTCGACTAATGGATAGACTTTCAAATTATGCTGCTTCAAGTACAGAT GTATTACCTGAATTTCTACAAGTAGAAGCCTTCTCTAAATTGAGCAATGCGATTGGGAAG GTCATAGAAGCACAGTTAGACATGCCTGCTGTTGGAGCTATAACTTTATATGTCTCTCTTCTTACCTTTACTCTTCGTGTCCATCCTGATCGTCTTGATCATGTGGATCAAGTACTG GGAGCTTGTGTTAAGAAGCTCTCTAACATACCAAAACTTGAAGATAGCCGGGCAATGAAACAAGTGGTTGCACTTTTGAGTGCTCCATTGGAGAAATATAATGATATTGTAACAGCCTTGACTCTTTCTAATTATCCACGTGTAATGGACCATCTTGATATTGGAACAAATAAGCTTATGGCAATGGTTATCATTCAAAGCATTATGAAGAACAACTCTTGCATTTCAACTGCAGACAAG GTTGAGGTTTTGTTTGAATTAATAAAAGGACTCATTAAGGACATTGATGGTGCTGATGTGGATGAG CTTGATGAGGAGGATTTCAAGGAGGAACAAAATTCAGTTGCTCGACTCATACACATGCTTTATAATGATGAACCAGAGGAAATGTTGAAG ATTATATGTATTGTGAGGAAGCATACCATGGTTGGGGGACCAAAACGCCTACCCTTTACAGTTTCTTCACTTGTTTTTTCAGCACTTAGG TTGCTTAGGCAATTGCAAGGTCAGGAGGGGGATATAGTGGGAGAAGAAGCATCAATGACACCAAATAAAATTTTTCAGCTCTTGACTCAG ATCATTGAGTCCCTTTCAGCTGTTCCATCCCCTGAACTTGCATTAAGGTTGTACCTGCAATGTGCTGAG GCAGCTAATGGCTGTGATATTGAGCATGTTGCGTATGAATTTTTCACACAGGCGTTTCTATTATATGAAGAAGAAATTGCG GACTCTAAAGCCCAAGTGACTGCAATTCATCTGATAATTGGGACTCTCCAGAGGATGAATGTATTTGGTGTTGAGAACAGAGATACTTTGACACACAAAGCCACAGGA TATTCAGCTCGGCTATTGAAGAAGGCTGATCAGTGCAGAGCTGTTTATGcatgttcccatctattttgGGTTGATGATCAGGATGGCATAAAGGACGGGGAGAG GGTCCTCCTTTGCCTAAAGCGAGCATTGAGAATCGCGAATGCTGCTCAGCAAATGGCAAATGTTGCACGAGGTAGCGGTGGGCCGGTTAGTCTCTTTGTTGAGATATTGAACAA GTACATCTAtttctttgaaaaaggaaataagcAAATCACCAGTTCCGCAATCCAAGGGCTGATAGAATTAATTAATACTGAGATGCAAAGTGATTCCACAAACCCTGATAGTGTGGCGGATGCTTTCCTTGCCAGCACCTTGCGTTACATTCAGTTCCAAAAACAAAAAGGCGGTGTAATGGGTGAGAAATTCGAATCCATTAAACTGTAA
- the LOC121213886 gene encoding vacuolar protein sorting-associated protein 35B isoform X3 — MLNGTEDEEKWLAEGIAGIQHNAFYMHRALDSNNLREALKYSAQMLSELRTSKLSPHKYYELYMRAFDELKRLELFFKDDSKHGVSVVDLYELVQHAGNILPRLYLLCTVGSIYIKSKEAPAKEVLKDLVEMCRGVQHPIRGLFLRSYLAQISRDKLPDIGSEYEGDADTVMDAVDFVLQNFTEMNKLWVRMQHQGPGGVREKREKERSELQDLVGKNLHVLSQIEGVDLEMYKETVLPRVLEQVVNCKDDLAQYYLMDCIIQVFPDEYHLQTLETLLGACPQLQPTVDVKTVLSRLMDRLSNYAASSTDVLPEFLQVEAFSKLSNAIGKVIEAQLDMPAVGAITLYVSLLTFTLRVHPDRLDHVDQVLGACVKKLSNIPKLEDSRAMKQVVALLSAPLEKYNDIVTALTLSNYPRVMDHLDIGTNKLMAMVIIQSIMKNNSCISTADKVEVLFELIKGLIKDIDGADVDELDEEDFKEEQNSVARLIHMLYNDEPEEMLKIICIVRKHTMVGGPKRLPFTVSSLVFSALRLLRQLQGQEGDIVGEEASMTPNKIFQLLTQAANGCDIEHVAYEFFTQAFLLYEEEIADSKAQVTAIHLIIGTLQRMNVFGVENRDTLTHKATGYSARLLKKADQCRAVYACSHLFWVDDQDGIKDGERVLLCLKRALRIANAAQQMANVARGSGGPVSLFVEILNKYIYFFEKGNKQITSSAIQGLIELINTEMQSDSTNPDSVADAFLASTLRYIQFQKQKGGVMGEKFESIKL; from the exons ATGTTAAACGGAACAGAGGACGAAGAGAAATGGCTGGCGGAAGGGATCGCTGGTATTCAACACAATGCTTTTTATATGCATCGAGCTTTG GATTCTAATAATCTTAGAGAAGCTCTCAAGTACTCTGCTCAAATGCTATCGGAGCTCCGGACCTCCAAACTCTCTCCTCACAAATACTATGAACTTT ATATGCGAGCTTTTGATGAATTGAAGAGATTGGAGTTATTCTTCAAAGACGACAGCAAACATGGTGTCTCTGTGGTTGATCTGTACGAGCTTGTTCAACATGCCGGCAATATTTTGCCTAGATT GTATCTTCTATGTACAGTAGGATCTATCTATATCAAATCTAAGGAGGCTCCTGCTAAGGAAGTTCTTAAAGACCTTGTGGAAATGTGTCGTGGAGTTCAACATCCCATACGTGGACTCTTTTTAAGGAGTTACCTTGCTCAAATAAGCCGAGATAAGTTACCAGATATTGGTTCCGAGTATGAGGG TGATGCTGACACTGTGATGGATGCTGTGGACTTTGTGCTACAGAATTTCACCGAGATGAATAAACTTTGGGTGCGAATGCAGCATCAG GGACCTGGTGGAGTTAGAGAGAAGCGAGAAAAGGAAAGGAGCGAACTTCAAGATCTT GTAGGGAAAAACCTACATGTTCTGAGTCAGATAGAAGGTGTGGACCTTGAGATGTACAAAGAAACAGTTCTTCCCAGAGTCTTGGAGCAG GTTGTCAATTGCAAAGATGATCTTGCCCAATATTATCTAATGGATTGCATTATTCAGGTATTCCCTGATGAGTATCACTTGCAGACGCTCGAGACATTGTTGGGTGCTTGTCCCCAGCTCCAG CCAACAGTCGACGTCAAGACAGTTTTGTCTCGACTAATGGATAGACTTTCAAATTATGCTGCTTCAAGTACAGAT GTATTACCTGAATTTCTACAAGTAGAAGCCTTCTCTAAATTGAGCAATGCGATTGGGAAG GTCATAGAAGCACAGTTAGACATGCCTGCTGTTGGAGCTATAACTTTATATGTCTCTCTTCTTACCTTTACTCTTCGTGTCCATCCTGATCGTCTTGATCATGTGGATCAAGTACTG GGAGCTTGTGTTAAGAAGCTCTCTAACATACCAAAACTTGAAGATAGCCGGGCAATGAAACAAGTGGTTGCACTTTTGAGTGCTCCATTGGAGAAATATAATGATATTGTAACAGCCTTGACTCTTTCTAATTATCCACGTGTAATGGACCATCTTGATATTGGAACAAATAAGCTTATGGCAATGGTTATCATTCAAAGCATTATGAAGAACAACTCTTGCATTTCAACTGCAGACAAG GTTGAGGTTTTGTTTGAATTAATAAAAGGACTCATTAAGGACATTGATGGTGCTGATGTGGATGAG CTTGATGAGGAGGATTTCAAGGAGGAACAAAATTCAGTTGCTCGACTCATACACATGCTTTATAATGATGAACCAGAGGAAATGTTGAAG ATTATATGTATTGTGAGGAAGCATACCATGGTTGGGGGACCAAAACGCCTACCCTTTACAGTTTCTTCACTTGTTTTTTCAGCACTTAGG TTGCTTAGGCAATTGCAAGGTCAGGAGGGGGATATAGTGGGAGAAGAAGCATCAATGACACCAAATAAAATTTTTCAGCTCTTGACTCAG GCAGCTAATGGCTGTGATATTGAGCATGTTGCGTATGAATTTTTCACACAGGCGTTTCTATTATATGAAGAAGAAATTGCG GACTCTAAAGCCCAAGTGACTGCAATTCATCTGATAATTGGGACTCTCCAGAGGATGAATGTATTTGGTGTTGAGAACAGAGATACTTTGACACACAAAGCCACAGGA TATTCAGCTCGGCTATTGAAGAAGGCTGATCAGTGCAGAGCTGTTTATGcatgttcccatctattttgGGTTGATGATCAGGATGGCATAAAGGACGGGGAGAG GGTCCTCCTTTGCCTAAAGCGAGCATTGAGAATCGCGAATGCTGCTCAGCAAATGGCAAATGTTGCACGAGGTAGCGGTGGGCCGGTTAGTCTCTTTGTTGAGATATTGAACAA GTACATCTAtttctttgaaaaaggaaataagcAAATCACCAGTTCCGCAATCCAAGGGCTGATAGAATTAATTAATACTGAGATGCAAAGTGATTCCACAAACCCTGATAGTGTGGCGGATGCTTTCCTTGCCAGCACCTTGCGTTACATTCAGTTCCAAAAACAAAAAGGCGGTGTAATGGGTGAGAAATTCGAATCCATTAAACTGTAA
- the LOC121213886 gene encoding vacuolar protein sorting-associated protein 35B isoform X1 → MLNGTEDEEKWLAEGIAGIQHNAFYMHRALDSNNLREALKYSAQMLSELRTSKLSPHKYYELYMRAFDELKRLELFFKDDSKHGVSVVDLYELVQHAGNILPRLYLLCTVGSIYIKSKEAPAKEVLKDLVEMCRGVQHPIRGLFLRSYLAQISRDKLPDIGSEYEGDADTVMDAVDFVLQNFTEMNKLWVRMQHQGPGGVREKREKERSELQDLVGKNLHVLSQIEGVDLEMYKETVLPRVLEQVVNCKDDLAQYYLMDCIIQVFPDEYHLQTLETLLGACPQLQPTVDVKTVLSRLMDRLSNYAASSTDVLPEFLQVEAFSKLSNAIGKVIEAQLDMPAVGAITLYVSLLTFTLRVHPDRLDHVDQVLGACVKKLSNIPKLEDSRAMKQVVALLSAPLEKYNDIVTALTLSNYPRVMDHLDIGTNKLMAMVIIQSIMKNNSCISTADKVEVLFELIKGLIKDIDGADVDELDEEDFKEEQNSVARLIHMLYNDEPEEMLKIICIVRKHTMVGGPKRLPFTVSSLVFSALRLLRQLQGQEGDIVGEEASMTPNKIFQLLTQIIESLSAVPSPELALRLYLQCAEAANGCDIEHVAYEFFTQAFLLYEEEIADSKAQVTAIHLIIGTLQRMNVFGVENRDTLTHKATGYSARLLKKADQCRAVYACSHLFWVDDQDGIKDGERVLLCLKRALRIANAAQQMANVARGSGGPVSLFVEILNKYIYFFEKGNKQITSSAIQGLIELINTEMQSDSTNPDSVADAFLASTLRYIQFQKQKGGVMGEKFESIKL, encoded by the exons ATGTTAAACGGAACAGAGGACGAAGAGAAATGGCTGGCGGAAGGGATCGCTGGTATTCAACACAATGCTTTTTATATGCATCGAGCTTTG GATTCTAATAATCTTAGAGAAGCTCTCAAGTACTCTGCTCAAATGCTATCGGAGCTCCGGACCTCCAAACTCTCTCCTCACAAATACTATGAACTTT ATATGCGAGCTTTTGATGAATTGAAGAGATTGGAGTTATTCTTCAAAGACGACAGCAAACATGGTGTCTCTGTGGTTGATCTGTACGAGCTTGTTCAACATGCCGGCAATATTTTGCCTAGATT GTATCTTCTATGTACAGTAGGATCTATCTATATCAAATCTAAGGAGGCTCCTGCTAAGGAAGTTCTTAAAGACCTTGTGGAAATGTGTCGTGGAGTTCAACATCCCATACGTGGACTCTTTTTAAGGAGTTACCTTGCTCAAATAAGCCGAGATAAGTTACCAGATATTGGTTCCGAGTATGAGGG TGATGCTGACACTGTGATGGATGCTGTGGACTTTGTGCTACAGAATTTCACCGAGATGAATAAACTTTGGGTGCGAATGCAGCATCAG GGACCTGGTGGAGTTAGAGAGAAGCGAGAAAAGGAAAGGAGCGAACTTCAAGATCTT GTAGGGAAAAACCTACATGTTCTGAGTCAGATAGAAGGTGTGGACCTTGAGATGTACAAAGAAACAGTTCTTCCCAGAGTCTTGGAGCAG GTTGTCAATTGCAAAGATGATCTTGCCCAATATTATCTAATGGATTGCATTATTCAGGTATTCCCTGATGAGTATCACTTGCAGACGCTCGAGACATTGTTGGGTGCTTGTCCCCAGCTCCAG CCAACAGTCGACGTCAAGACAGTTTTGTCTCGACTAATGGATAGACTTTCAAATTATGCTGCTTCAAGTACAGAT GTATTACCTGAATTTCTACAAGTAGAAGCCTTCTCTAAATTGAGCAATGCGATTGGGAAG GTCATAGAAGCACAGTTAGACATGCCTGCTGTTGGAGCTATAACTTTATATGTCTCTCTTCTTACCTTTACTCTTCGTGTCCATCCTGATCGTCTTGATCATGTGGATCAAGTACTG GGAGCTTGTGTTAAGAAGCTCTCTAACATACCAAAACTTGAAGATAGCCGGGCAATGAAACAAGTGGTTGCACTTTTGAGTGCTCCATTGGAGAAATATAATGATATTGTAACAGCCTTGACTCTTTCTAATTATCCACGTGTAATGGACCATCTTGATATTGGAACAAATAAGCTTATGGCAATGGTTATCATTCAAAGCATTATGAAGAACAACTCTTGCATTTCAACTGCAGACAAG GTTGAGGTTTTGTTTGAATTAATAAAAGGACTCATTAAGGACATTGATGGTGCTGATGTGGATGAG CTTGATGAGGAGGATTTCAAGGAGGAACAAAATTCAGTTGCTCGACTCATACACATGCTTTATAATGATGAACCAGAGGAAATGTTGAAG ATTATATGTATTGTGAGGAAGCATACCATGGTTGGGGGACCAAAACGCCTACCCTTTACAGTTTCTTCACTTGTTTTTTCAGCACTTAGG TTGCTTAGGCAATTGCAAGGTCAGGAGGGGGATATAGTGGGAGAAGAAGCATCAATGACACCAAATAAAATTTTTCAGCTCTTGACTCAG ATCATTGAGTCCCTTTCAGCTGTTCCATCCCCTGAACTTGCATTAAGGTTGTACCTGCAATGTGCTGAG GCAGCTAATGGCTGTGATATTGAGCATGTTGCGTATGAATTTTTCACACAGGCGTTTCTATTATATGAAGAAGAAATTGCG GACTCTAAAGCCCAAGTGACTGCAATTCATCTGATAATTGGGACTCTCCAGAGGATGAATGTATTTGGTGTTGAGAACAGAGATACTTTGACACACAAAGCCACAGGA TATTCAGCTCGGCTATTGAAGAAGGCTGATCAGTGCAGAGCTGTTTATGcatgttcccatctattttgGGTTGATGATCAGGATGGCATAAAGGACGGGGAGAG GGTCCTCCTTTGCCTAAAGCGAGCATTGAGAATCGCGAATGCTGCTCAGCAAATGGCAAATGTTGCACGAGGTAGCGGTGGGCCGGTTAGTCTCTTTGTTGAGATATTGAACAA GTACATCTAtttctttgaaaaaggaaataagcAAATCACCAGTTCCGCAATCCAAGGGCTGATAGAATTAATTAATACTGAGATGCAAAGTGATTCCACAAACCCTGATAGTGTGGCGGATGCTTTCCTTGCCAGCACCTTGCGTTACATTCAGTTCCAAAAACAAAAAGGCGGTGTAATGGGTGAGAAATTCGAATCCATTAAACTGTAA